In Anaeromicrobium sediminis, the genomic window ACAGAAAAATGATAAGATGAGATATGCTTATGATAGATGTATAGAAGAAATGTGTAAGGGAGAACCCTTTGCACTTAGTGAGTATGGGAATATTGAGGATGTATCTAATATTACATCCGAGGAACTTTATAGTCACTATAAGGATATAATTAAATCTTCTGAAATAGACATATGTGTAGTAGGAGATGTTAAAAGAGACGAAATTAAAAAAACTATAGAAGAAAATCTAAAGTTTAATATAGATAACGTAGTTCCTGTAAAGAGAGAAAAAATAAGTGGTGCAAAGGAAAATGTAGAAATAGTAACAGAGGAAATGGATATAAACCAAGGTAAATTAACCCTAGGTTATAAAACTAATGTGGCCTATGAGGATAAGTTATATAATCCATTAGTAGTTTATTCATCCATATTAGGTGGTGGAGTAAATTCTAAGTTGTTTAAAAATGTACGTGAAAGAGAAAGTCTATGCTATTATGTTTTTTCTAGAATAGAAAAGTTTAAATCCTTAATGTTTATAGCATCGGGTATTGAATTTGACAAATATGAAAAGGCCCTTGAAGTAATTGAAGAGCAAATAGATAGTATGAAAAATGGAGATTTTAATGAGGAAGATATTATAAGTGCTAAGAATTCCATTATTACTTCTGTCAGGTCTATGACGGATAGTGCGGGAATGCTTTCTGACTTTTATTATACTCAGTCTATAAGTAAGACTGATGATTCTATTGAAGAGATTATTGAAAAAATAAGAAGAGTAACTAAGGAAGAAATAATTGAGGTGGCAAATAAGATTAAGCTAGATACTATATACTTCCTTAAAAACAAAGGGGAGGTTAAATAATGGAGAATAAAATCATACAAAGTTCCATATTAAAAGAGAGTATGTCTTATAAAAAGTTAGACTGTGGATTAGAAGTTTATTATATGCCAAAGACGGGATATAGTAAGCAATATGCCATCTTTGCTACTAAATACGGTTCTAACGATAGTAAATTTATAATTCCAGGGGAAAGTGAAGAGACCCATGTACCCGATGGTATAGCTCATTTTCTTGAGCACAAACTCTTTGAGGAAAAGGAAGGAAGTATATTTGATAAGTTTTCAGAACTAGGTTCAAGTGTTAACGCATATACAAACTTTACCTCAACTTGTTATTTATTTTCATGCACAGATAGATTCTATGAAAACTTAGAACTTCTTATGAATTTTGTTCAAAATCCATATTTTACTGATGAAAATGTGGAAAAGGAGAAGGGAATCATATCTCAAGAGATACGTATGTATGATGACAATTCTGGTTGGAAAGTATTTTTTAATGCCCTACGTGCCATGTATCATAATCATCCAGTAAAAATAGACATAGCTGGAACTGTGGAGAGTATTACTAAAATAACTAAAGAAGATTTATATAAGTGTTATAATACTTTTTATAATTTAAACAATATGGTTGTTTTTGTAGTAGGTGATCTTGAGGAAGAGAAGGTATTTAAAACTATAGAAGACAATTTGAAGGAAGAACATACTTTAGGAGAAATAAAGAGGATTTATCCTAATGAACCAAATAGTGTTGTTAAAAAGATTGTAGAGGAAAAATTAGATGTATCTATTCCATTATTTAATGTATGTTTTAAAGATTCGCGTGTGGGCACAGATGGAAAAGAACTTCTTAAAAAAGAAATAAGTACAAAGATTTTATTAGATATGCTATTTGGAAAAAGTTCTGAACTATATTCTAAATTATATGAAGAGGGACTTATTAATGATTCTTTTGAGGCTGATTATACAGGAGACATTGATTATGGCCATTCTATGGTAGGTGGAGAATCAAAGGATCCTAAATTAGTTAAGGATAAAATTATGGAGCATGTGGAAAAAATAAAAAAAGAAGGCCTTTGTGAGAAAAGTTTTGAAAGGGTTAAGAAAAAGTTATTAGGAAAGCATCTAAGCTCATATAATTCTGTAGATAATATAGCAACCACATTTATTGCTTATAAGTTTAAGAATATGAATATATTCGATTATGTGGAAGTATTAGACGGAATTGACTTTAATCATGTTAATGAAAGATTTAAAGATCATATAAAAGAAGAGACTAGTGCTTTATCTATAGTTAGTCCAAAGTAAATTTGTAAATAGATTTACAATTGATTATAATTAAGTAGATGGTTGTCAGAAATTCTGACAACCAAATTTTAATGTAAGGGGTGACACTTATGGATCCAGTAGCTTTTTATGCATTTGGGATAGGTATTAGGTGGTATGGTATTTTAATAGCCTCAGGAATACTTTTAGGAACACTAGTAGCAATTAAGCGTGCTAAAAGGGTTGGTATTAATGAAGAGAATATATTAGATATGTTGCTATTTGCAGTTCCTGCCGCAATAGTAGGGGCAAGAGTCTATTATGTAATATTTAATTGGGAATATTACGCAGGAGATTTTTATAAGATAATAAATGTAAGACAAGGTGGTCTCGCCATACACGGAGGTGTAATAGGAGGAGCATTAGTAGCTTATATATTTTGTAAAAGTAAAAATATATCCTTTCCTAAAATGGCGGATATATGTGCACCAAGTTTGATTTTAGGACAAGCCATAGGAAGATGGGGAAATTTTGTCAACCAAGAAGCATATGGTGGACCCACAGACTTACCTTGGGGAATAGTAGTAGATGGAGTAAAAGTTCATCCTACATTCTTATACGAATCCTTATGGAACTTCATGGTATTTGGAGTTTTGCTTTGGTATGACAAAAGGAAAAAATTCGACGGGGAATTATTTCTTTTTTACTTAATGTTATATTCTGTAGCAAGATTCTTTATAGAGGGGTTAAGGACTGATAGCTTAATGTTTGCAGGCATGAGAGTTGCTCAACTAATAAGTGTTGGCGCAATACTTATTTCCTTGTTTTTAGTCTATTTAGGAAGAAAAAAGAAACATAATGATAAGATATAAAAGAAAAATGAAAAAAATGGTAAAAAAATTCTCAGATTAAATTGACATTATATGTAATTTGTAATATCATGTTCTTACGCCACTTTTTATCACGAAAAAACCACAAAATTTCTGTTGAAATCAGGGAGGAAATATAATGTCAAAGCGTGATATTGAGAATTTAAGATATAAACTATATAATTTAATTGAAAATAAGTCGAGTTATGACGAAATTTACAAAGCCAGTACAGACTTAGATAAATTGATAGTTTCATATTACAGAAAATAGATTACATAGATTATAAAGTCTTTAAGATTAATTCTTAAAGACTTTTTTACTTTTTTGTTTTCTTACCCCACTTTCCTCCACACTATAGTAGAAAAAGTTGAAAATAAAGGATTTTCATAGGGGGGAGAGAAGTGGAGGAGATTTTCACTATAAAGAAACTAAAGGGGAGACTAAATACCTATATTTCTAATAAAAGACACATAAGTGGAGGAGGAAATATAAAAAAAATAAAAGCTGAATGTAAGATTTTGCAATGCATAGACAGGGAATTGTAGTATTTCTTTTCTATGTATTTTTTATGTGAAAAATATTTATATTTAATAGAAGGAATTTGCTTTTTATGATAGAATTAATTATAAAGTGGTAAAAAGTGGTGCACAGTGGAGGAGTTTCCCAAAAGAGGGGTGGAAATGTGTTTATAGGTGAACATTTTCATACAATTGACTCAAAGGGCAGAATTATAGTTCCTTCTAAGTTCAGAGATGAACTTGGAGATTCTTTTATAGTTACAAAGGGACTTGATAACTGTTTATTTGTGTACCCCCAAAATGAGTGGAAGCGATTTGAAGAAAAATTAAGAACTCTACCTTTAACAAGTAGAGACGCGAGAGCATTTGTAAGATTATTTTTCTCTGGAGCTACTGAATGTAGTTTGGACAAGCAGGGGAGAATTAACTTACCAGCTAACTTAAGACAGCACGCTAAAATTGACAAAGAAGTTGTAACAATAGGAGTTTCTACAAGAGTGGAAATTTGGAGTAAGGAAGAATGGGACAGATATAATGATAGCGACGAGCTAAGTTACGATGCAATAGCAGAGAAAATGGTAGAACTAGGAATTTAAATAAAAGAATAGACAATGGGAGATAATAATTATAAAAGCAATGAAAGCAGGTGATACTTTTGGAATTCAAGCATGTGTCTGTACTACTAAAGGAAACAGTAGATAATTTGAAAATTAAACCAAATGGTATATATGTGGATGGTACCTTAGGTGGAGGTGGACATTCTTCATATATATGTGAGCAATTATCTAAAGAGGGAACTTTGATTGGCATAGACCAGGATAAAGACGCTTTAAAATCTGCATCTAAGAGATTAGAAGCATATGAAAACAATAAAATTTTTGTACATAGTAATTTTTCTAATATTAAAAATGTGTTAGAGGAACTTGAAATAGATGGAATAGATGGAATGATTCTAGATTTAGGAGTATCTTCATATCAGTTAGATGAGGGAGAAAGAGGATTTTCTTATCAACAGGATGCAGCCCTTGATATGAGAATGAACAGGGATATTGGATTCACTGCATGGAATGTAGTAAATGAATATGATGAATCAGAAATATTTAGAATTATAAAAGAGTATGGTGAAGATAGATGGGCCAAAAGAATTGCCAAATTCATAGTGGAAGAGAGACAAGAGAAAAATATAGATACAACCCTAGAACTTGTAGAAGTTATAAAAAAAGCAATTCCAGCTGCAGCTAGAAGAGAAGGGCCACATCCGGCTAAGAGAACTTTCCAAGCCATAAGAATCGAAGTGAATAATGAATTAGGAATTATAGAAAATACCATAAAGGATGCCGTAGAAAAATTAAATAAAGGTGGTAGACTTTCTATCATAACATTCCACTCGTTAGAGGATAGAATAGTTAAAAACACTTTTAAAGAATTAAGTATTGCATGCACTTGTCCGCCTGAATTTCCCATGTGTATGTGTGGAGGTAAAGCTAAGGTAAAAAGAATAACTAAAAAGCCTATATTGCCGTCAAAGGAAGAAATTGATGTAAACCCACGTTCAAGAAGTGCTAAATTAAGAGTAGCGCAAAAACTTTAATGTTCTAAATAATAAAGAGGGTGAATAAGTTGTTAGTAGCAAAACGTAAGTATAGTTATTATGAGGAGAATATTCCTGAAAGGGAAGAAAAGAAACAAATAGAGAATAAAACAAATAGAAAAAATAAAAAAGGTGATAAGTTATTTTTTTATAAAGTACAAACTATAGTCACTCTTTTGATTACGGCAACTTTTTGCGTGGGAATACTAGCAGGTTATGCAGAAATCAGCAAATTAAAGTACGAAGTGAATAATTTAGCTAAGGAATCAAAAAAAGCTCAATCTGAAATAAATAGACTAAAGGTTGAAATTGATAAGGTAAAGAGAAGTGATTTGATAGAAGAAAAAGCCAATACTACTTTAGGGATGCAATACCCGGAGAAAAGGCAAATGGTATTTTTAGAAGTGGATGATTTTGATTTGAAAAGAAATTTGAAGCAAGATACTAAGATTGTAGAAGAAACTAGCTTTATGGATGTTGTTAAAGGGACCATGGGCAAAATGATAACTAGTATAAAAGGCAATTTTAATATTTAGTAGGGGGGAAACTTAAATTGGCAATACCCAGCATTACAAACAAAAAAAGACTAGTCTTATTATTGTTTTTATCTAGCATAGCTTTACTTCTACTAGTATTTCGCCTTGGGTGGATTCAAATTGTAAAAGGTGAAAAGTATAGAGAAATGGCCCAAGTACAACAAACTAGAGATATTCCTATTCCTGCTAAAAGGGGAATAATCTATGATAGAAATGGAAAAGAATTAGCTATAAGTGCAAGCACTTATACTGTGTGGGCAAGGCCAACTGAAGTAACTAAATCGGGTAAAGCTGATGATACTGTAGCTAAGTTGGCTGAAATCCTTGGTGAAAATGAAGAAGACATAAGGAAAAAAGTCACTAGAAAGAATACAAGTTTAGTAAAAGTTAAAAAATGGATAGAAAAAGAAACGGCAGATAGTATAAGAAAAGAAGGGCTAAAGGGTATATCCATAGCAGAAGACAATAGAAGATATTATCCCTTTGGAAATTTTGCATCCCATGTGATAGGTCATACTACAGATGACAATATGGGCCTATCGGGAGTGGAACTTAAATATGATAAATATTTAAGTGGTCTACCTGGTCGTTGGATAAAAAATACGGATGCAGCAGGAAGACAACTTTATTATGGGACGGATAAGTATTATGAAGCTGAAAATGGATTGAATGTGGTGTTAACCATAGATGAAATAATTCAGCATTTTACTGAAAAGGCCCTTAGTAACACATTGGCTGCTACCAAGGCTAAAAGAGTATTTGGTATAGTTATGGATCCTAAAACAGGAGATGTATTGGCCATGTCAGTTAAACCGGATTATGACCCTAATGATGCAAGAACTCCATTAGACGAAAATCTTAAAAGGGAGTATGATGTGGCTGATAATAAGGAAAAGTCAAAAATTTGGAATAAGATGTGGAGAAATCCAATAATTAGTGATACGTACGAACCTGGATCCACCTTCAAACTCATAACTTCAGCAGCTGGACTAGAGGAGGGAGTAGTGGCACCTGATTCATCTTTTCACTCTCCAGGATATATTGTTGTAGCTGGACAAAGACTAAAATGTTGGAGATATTATAGACCTCATGGACATCAATCCTTTACAGAAGGAGTACAAAATTCTTGCAACCCCGTCTTTGTAGAGGTAGGTCAAAGGCTAGGAATAGAAAAATACTACGAGTACTTAGATGCTTTTGGATTTACTAATACTACAGGTATTGATTTGCCAGGGGAAGGAAGAGCGATAATACAAAATAAAAATATAATAGGACCGGTTGAACTTGCAACCATGTCATACGGCCAAGGGATATCAGTAACTCCACTTCAATTAATAAGTGCCATTTCAGCTGTTGGAAATGATGGTAAACTCATGAAACCTAGAATAGTAAAAGAATTAGTTGATGATGAGGGAAATGTCATACATAGATATGAACCTAATATGGTTAGACAAGTAATATCTGAAAAAACAGCTAAGGAACTAAGCACCATAATGGAGAGTGTTGTTTCTGATGGATCTGGTAAGAAGGCCTATATACCAGGTTA contains:
- the mraZ gene encoding division/cell wall cluster transcriptional repressor MraZ — encoded protein: MFIGEHFHTIDSKGRIIVPSKFRDELGDSFIVTKGLDNCLFVYPQNEWKRFEEKLRTLPLTSRDARAFVRLFFSGATECSLDKQGRINLPANLRQHAKIDKEVVTIGVSTRVEIWSKEEWDRYNDSDELSYDAIAEKMVELGI
- the yfmH gene encoding EF-P 5-aminopentanol modification-associated protein YfmH, whose translation is MENKIIQSSILKESMSYKKLDCGLEVYYMPKTGYSKQYAIFATKYGSNDSKFIIPGESEETHVPDGIAHFLEHKLFEEKEGSIFDKFSELGSSVNAYTNFTSTCYLFSCTDRFYENLELLMNFVQNPYFTDENVEKEKGIISQEIRMYDDNSGWKVFFNALRAMYHNHPVKIDIAGTVESITKITKEDLYKCYNTFYNLNNMVVFVVGDLEEEKVFKTIEDNLKEEHTLGEIKRIYPNEPNSVVKKIVEEKLDVSIPLFNVCFKDSRVGTDGKELLKKEISTKILLDMLFGKSSELYSKLYEEGLINDSFEADYTGDIDYGHSMVGGESKDPKLVKDKIMEHVEKIKKEGLCEKSFERVKKKLLGKHLSSYNSVDNIATTFIAYKFKNMNIFDYVEVLDGIDFNHVNERFKDHIKEETSALSIVSPK
- the rsmH gene encoding 16S rRNA (cytosine(1402)-N(4))-methyltransferase RsmH, translated to MEFKHVSVLLKETVDNLKIKPNGIYVDGTLGGGGHSSYICEQLSKEGTLIGIDQDKDALKSASKRLEAYENNKIFVHSNFSNIKNVLEELEIDGIDGMILDLGVSSYQLDEGERGFSYQQDAALDMRMNRDIGFTAWNVVNEYDESEIFRIIKEYGEDRWAKRIAKFIVEERQEKNIDTTLELVEVIKKAIPAAARREGPHPAKRTFQAIRIEVNNELGIIENTIKDAVEKLNKGGRLSIITFHSLEDRIVKNTFKELSIACTCPPEFPMCMCGGKAKVKRITKKPILPSKEEIDVNPRSRSAKLRVAQKL
- a CDS encoding septum formation initiator family protein; amino-acid sequence: MLVAKRKYSYYEENIPEREEKKQIENKTNRKNKKGDKLFFYKVQTIVTLLITATFCVGILAGYAEISKLKYEVNNLAKESKKAQSEINRLKVEIDKVKRSDLIEEKANTTLGMQYPEKRQMVFLEVDDFDLKRNLKQDTKIVEETSFMDVVKGTMGKMITSIKGNFNI
- the yfmF gene encoding EF-P 5-aminopentanol modification-associated protein YfmF; the encoded protein is MPNLYKSTIDKNVNLHIIKTRKFKTNLINVFLKRPLRQEEVSKNALLTMVLGRGSKNYPNTKVLSEELENLYGAAFIWDTAKKGEKNIIRIAFQMVNDMYVKDDDVLKKGLNILNDFINNPLVENDKFNEEYVEQEKKNLIERIEAQKNDKMRYAYDRCIEEMCKGEPFALSEYGNIEDVSNITSEELYSHYKDIIKSSEIDICVVGDVKRDEIKKTIEENLKFNIDNVVPVKREKISGAKENVEIVTEEMDINQGKLTLGYKTNVAYEDKLYNPLVVYSSILGGGVNSKLFKNVRERESLCYYVFSRIEKFKSLMFIASGIEFDKYEKALEVIEEQIDSMKNGDFNEEDIISAKNSIITSVRSMTDSAGMLSDFYYTQSISKTDDSIEEIIEKIRRVTKEEIIEVANKIKLDTIYFLKNKGEVK
- a CDS encoding stage V sporulation protein D; protein product: MAIPSITNKKRLVLLLFLSSIALLLLVFRLGWIQIVKGEKYREMAQVQQTRDIPIPAKRGIIYDRNGKELAISASTYTVWARPTEVTKSGKADDTVAKLAEILGENEEDIRKKVTRKNTSLVKVKKWIEKETADSIRKEGLKGISIAEDNRRYYPFGNFASHVIGHTTDDNMGLSGVELKYDKYLSGLPGRWIKNTDAAGRQLYYGTDKYYEAENGLNVVLTIDEIIQHFTEKALSNTLAATKAKRVFGIVMDPKTGDVLAMSVKPDYDPNDARTPLDENLKREYDVADNKEKSKIWNKMWRNPIISDTYEPGSTFKLITSAAGLEEGVVAPDSSFHSPGYIVVAGQRLKCWRYYRPHGHQSFTEGVQNSCNPVFVEVGQRLGIEKYYEYLDAFGFTNTTGIDLPGEGRAIIQNKNIIGPVELATMSYGQGISVTPLQLISAISAVGNDGKLMKPRIVKELVDDEGNVIHRYEPNMVRQVISEKTAKELSTIMESVVSDGSGKKAYIPGYRVGGKTGTADKVIDGRYAKGKTYSSFISLAPANDPKLAVLVVVDEPQGVRFGSLTAAPAVGEILKDSLRYLEVEPQFNEEEVKEYEKAEVSVPEIRNLPLKEAAQILSKNNLRYETEPMNVENSDITIIDQFPKPGAKVLENSVIILYLKKE
- the lgt gene encoding prolipoprotein diacylglyceryl transferase, with the translated sequence MDPVAFYAFGIGIRWYGILIASGILLGTLVAIKRAKRVGINEENILDMLLFAVPAAIVGARVYYVIFNWEYYAGDFYKIINVRQGGLAIHGGVIGGALVAYIFCKSKNISFPKMADICAPSLILGQAIGRWGNFVNQEAYGGPTDLPWGIVVDGVKVHPTFLYESLWNFMVFGVLLWYDKRKKFDGELFLFYLMLYSVARFFIEGLRTDSLMFAGMRVAQLISVGAILISLFLVYLGRKKKHNDKI
- a CDS encoding aspartyl-phosphate phosphatase Spo0E family protein, which codes for MSKRDIENLRYKLYNLIENKSSYDEIYKASTDLDKLIVSYYRK